From the genome of Pseudomonas sp. gcc21, one region includes:
- a CDS encoding phasin family protein, whose translation MTGDKKHDKEKWANDLENYSRQIWLAGLGAYAKVGKEGVKLFETLIKDGEEAEQTAKANIEKKVEEFRSRAGRFKDSATDSSEPKGDKPWGRASGRWTELEAAFDKRLGSALSRLGMPTRSEMQALDNKIEELSRLVSELGAHRPASVSPAPAPASPAAEAVHETTDKLETEPEVAAAPVAPAEPAKLEPEIASKEEGKSAASNKQRPAKPKAASKAKATPKSAADAGSEPKAQPGETGI comes from the coding sequence ATGACGGGCGATAAAAAGCACGACAAGGAAAAATGGGCCAATGATCTGGAGAACTATTCGCGCCAGATCTGGCTGGCTGGCCTGGGCGCCTACGCCAAGGTTGGCAAGGAAGGGGTCAAGCTGTTCGAGACGCTGATCAAGGACGGCGAGGAAGCCGAGCAGACCGCCAAGGCCAATATCGAAAAAAAGGTCGAGGAGTTCAGAAGTCGCGCTGGCAGATTCAAGGACAGCGCTACTGACAGCTCCGAGCCCAAGGGTGATAAGCCCTGGGGTAGAGCCAGTGGCCGCTGGACCGAACTGGAAGCGGCATTTGACAAGCGACTCGGAAGTGCTCTGTCCCGTCTGGGCATGCCTACTCGTAGCGAAATGCAGGCGCTGGACAACAAGATCGAGGAATTGTCCAGGCTGGTCAGTGAGTTGGGAGCGCACCGTCCAGCCAGCGTATCCCCCGCGCCTGCGCCAGCCTCACCGGCTGCCGAAGCGGTTCATGAGACGACCGATAAGCTGGAGACCGAGCCAGAGGTAGCGGCAGCACCGGTTGCACCGGCGGAGCCCGCCAAGCTGGAGCCGGAGATAGCTTCCAAGGAAGAGGGCAAGTCGGCCGCATCGAACAAGCAGCGACCGGCCAAGCCCAAGGCCGCATCAAAAGCCAAGGCGACACCGAAGTCGGCTGCCGATGCAGGTTCTGAGCCTAAGGCTCAGCCGGGCGAGACGGGAATTTGA
- a CDS encoding TetR/AcrR family transcriptional regulator has translation MKTRDRILLCALELFNEHGEPNVTTLDIANELDISPGNLYYHFRGKEALLVSLVEQFQDHTRDLLEMRGDPQQLEPEDYWLFMHLLFEAITDFRFLFQDLSNLTGRYDFIRRAMQQWLAALRASLNNMLMALREQGHLTAGDADIERLLDALCQTFVFWLDFQRVTRRDDMGPSQAVRQVLGLMLPYLDEPSQAWMRTLIDRYN, from the coding sequence ATGAAAACGCGAGACCGCATCCTCCTGTGTGCGCTTGAACTGTTCAACGAACACGGTGAGCCGAATGTCACCACGCTGGATATCGCGAACGAGCTGGATATCAGCCCCGGAAACCTCTATTACCATTTTCGCGGCAAGGAAGCGCTGCTCGTCAGCCTGGTGGAGCAATTTCAGGATCACACCCGCGATCTGCTGGAAATGCGCGGCGATCCGCAACAGCTCGAACCCGAAGACTACTGGTTGTTCATGCACCTGCTGTTCGAAGCCATTACGGACTTTCGCTTCCTGTTTCAGGATCTCTCCAACCTGACCGGCCGCTATGACTTCATCCGACGCGCCATGCAGCAATGGCTTGCGGCGCTACGCGCCAGCCTGAACAATATGCTGATGGCGCTGCGCGAGCAGGGACATCTGACTGCCGGCGATGCCGATATCGAACGACTGCTGGATGCGCTCTGCCAGACCTTTGTGTTCTGGCTGGACTTTCAACGCGTGACCCGCCGCGACGATATGGGGCCGTCGCAAGCCGTGCGGCAGGTACTCGGATTGATGCTGCCTTATCTTGATGAACCCAGCCAGGCCTGGATGCGTACGCTGATAGACCGTTACAACTGA
- a CDS encoding alpha/beta hydrolase has protein sequence MPGHTDISPDELERSLAATLQNLAGTAVSQPCHHVQHTLALLADLTGALSGNPTDEAVWQDARFARPAWQKPLRRRLVGAWSAWLAGTEGWLDGLDVSPHDKARLKLAFRQLQDALAPSNSPFNPALAERLKQTGGRCLREGVRNLLDDIVAQRVLPAVDNPNSLLVGRDLATTAGQVIYRTPQLELIQYLPLTSAIHAVPLLVIPPPLNRYYLLDLQPDSSLTRYALAQGMQVFMISWRNPNPSNATWGLTQYVRAAAAALDVACAISGNQQANLLGVCTGGVIGLALQGWLDGQNLSSRISAASYLSTPLHGRQHSELSLLASPTLRQRLRNLAWRNGCLDHRHLTAGFAWLRPGQLVWPHFQRYVLAQSAVPDPLTFWSQDSTRLPAQLVHDLLDVLERDALSAPNTLIIDGISIELDKLRTPSWHLGAERDHIVPWHNAYPGGCLGGDKTFTLSHGGHIQSLVNPPGHASAWYRSATARTDMTIAQWHAASERQPGSWWPEWHAWLRRYSGDLRSAPAVLGNAAYPAQYPAPGRYVHQL, from the coding sequence ATGCCAGGCCATACCGATATTTCACCGGACGAACTGGAGCGGTCTCTCGCTGCGACCCTGCAGAATCTGGCGGGTACCGCGGTTTCGCAACCTTGTCACCATGTACAACACACGCTGGCGCTGCTGGCTGACCTTACCGGCGCGTTATCGGGCAATCCCACCGACGAAGCCGTGTGGCAAGACGCACGCTTTGCCCGCCCCGCCTGGCAAAAACCATTGCGTCGCAGACTGGTTGGCGCCTGGTCTGCCTGGCTGGCAGGCACGGAAGGGTGGCTGGATGGGCTGGACGTGTCCCCGCATGACAAAGCGCGACTGAAACTGGCTTTTCGGCAACTTCAGGATGCACTGGCGCCGTCCAACAGCCCCTTCAACCCGGCGCTGGCGGAACGTCTGAAACAAACCGGTGGGCGCTGTCTGCGCGAGGGGGTACGCAATCTGTTGGACGACATCGTTGCTCAGCGGGTATTACCCGCCGTAGATAACCCGAATAGTCTTCTGGTGGGTCGGGATCTCGCGACCACGGCAGGACAGGTGATTTACCGAACGCCGCAGCTCGAACTGATCCAATACCTGCCGCTTACCAGCGCAATCCATGCGGTGCCTCTACTGGTTATTCCGCCGCCACTCAATCGTTATTACCTGCTCGATCTGCAGCCCGACAGCAGCTTGACCCGCTACGCCCTCGCACAGGGCATGCAGGTGTTCATGATCAGCTGGCGCAATCCCAATCCAAGCAACGCGACATGGGGCTTGACGCAGTATGTCCGGGCGGCTGCCGCCGCCCTGGACGTGGCTTGCGCCATCTCCGGCAATCAACAGGCGAACCTGCTCGGGGTCTGCACTGGTGGAGTAATCGGACTCGCGCTGCAGGGTTGGCTGGACGGTCAGAACCTGTCGAGCCGGATCAGCGCGGCTAGCTACCTGAGCACGCCACTGCATGGTCGTCAGCACAGTGAGTTGAGCTTGCTGGCCAGCCCGACCCTGCGCCAGCGCCTGCGCAATCTCGCCTGGCGCAACGGCTGCCTCGATCACCGTCACCTCACTGCGGGCTTCGCCTGGTTGCGCCCCGGACAACTGGTCTGGCCGCACTTTCAACGCTATGTGTTGGCGCAGTCAGCTGTACCTGACCCTCTGACTTTCTGGAGCCAGGACAGCACCCGGTTGCCCGCGCAACTGGTTCACGATCTGCTCGATGTGCTGGAGCGGGACGCCCTGAGCGCACCCAACACACTGATAATCGACGGTATTTCCATCGAGCTGGACAAACTGCGAACCCCATCCTGGCATCTCGGCGCCGAGCGTGATCACATCGTGCCCTGGCACAACGCTTATCCGGGCGGCTGTCTGGGTGGCGATAAAACCTTCACGCTCAGCCACGGTGGACACATCCAGAGCCTGGTCAATCCACCCGGCCACGCGAGCGCCTGGTATCGAAGCGCGACGGCCCGAACCGACATGACCATTGCTCAATGGCACGCCGCCAGTGAACGACAACCCGGCAGCTGGTGGCCTGAATGGCATGCCTGGCTCAGGCGCTACAGCGGCGATTTGCGCAGCGCTCCAGCGGTGCTGGGCAACGCAGCCTATCCAGCGCAATACCCGGCACCGGGCCGTTACGTGCATCAGTTATAG
- a CDS encoding gamma-butyrobetaine hydroxylase-like domain-containing protein, which produces MHNPIPVDIKLKKASRTLMLSYADGQSYALPAEYLRVYSPSAEVRGHGNPVLQTGKIHVGFTGIELVGNYAVKLEFDDGHETGLYSWDYLYELATQQDRMWQAYLDQLAEAGASRDPDEAVVRFVP; this is translated from the coding sequence ATGCACAACCCTATCCCTGTCGATATCAAGCTCAAGAAGGCCTCCCGTACCCTGATGCTCAGTTATGCCGATGGACAAAGCTATGCATTGCCGGCGGAATACCTGCGGGTCTATTCACCCTCGGCTGAAGTGCGCGGGCACGGCAACCCTGTGCTGCAGACCGGCAAAATTCATGTCGGCTTTACCGGTATCGAGCTGGTAGGCAACTATGCGGTAAAGCTGGAGTTCGACGATGGCCACGAAACCGGGCTCTACAGCTGGGATTATCTGTATGAGCTTGCAACGCAGCAGGACCGTATGTGGCAGGCCTACCTTGACCAGCTCGCCGAAGCCGGCGCCAGCCGCGATCCCGACGAGGCGGTGGTGCGCTTCGTCCCCTGA
- the hslU gene encoding ATP-dependent protease ATPase subunit HslU: MSMTPREIVHELDRHIIGQQDAKRAVAIALRNRWRRQQLPDALRNEVTPKNILMIGPTGVGKTEIARRLAKLAHAPFIKVEATKFTEVGYVGRDVESIIRDLVDAAIKMLREQEMNKMGHRAEDAAEERILDALLPPPRQAVSDEPAREDSSTRQLFRKRLREGQLDDKEIDIEVADAPVGVDIMAPPGMEEMTSQLQNMFSNFGKGKRKTRTLKVKDAMKMIRDEEAARLVNEDELKTRAIHAVEQNGIVFLDEIDKVSKRADSGSGADVSREGVQRDLLPLIEGSTVNTKFGMVKTDHILFIASGAFHLTKPSDLIPELQGRLPIRVGLQSLSPDDFKRILTEPDASLTEQYRALMQTEGLDIEFADDAIARLAEIAWQVNEKTENIGARRLHTVLERLLEEISFSAADLASKQDGKAMVIDAAYVDEHLGELAVNEDLSRYIL, encoded by the coding sequence ATGTCCATGACACCCCGCGAAATTGTCCACGAGCTGGACCGCCATATCATCGGTCAGCAGGACGCCAAGCGCGCAGTGGCCATTGCCCTGCGCAACCGCTGGCGTCGACAGCAGCTGCCCGACGCGCTGCGCAATGAAGTGACACCCAAAAACATTCTGATGATCGGGCCGACCGGTGTCGGTAAAACCGAAATCGCCCGGCGCCTGGCCAAGCTGGCGCATGCCCCCTTTATCAAGGTCGAAGCAACCAAGTTCACCGAAGTGGGCTACGTCGGCCGCGATGTCGAATCCATCATCCGCGATCTGGTCGATGCCGCAATCAAGATGCTGCGCGAACAGGAAATGAACAAGATGGGGCACCGCGCCGAGGATGCCGCCGAGGAACGCATTCTCGACGCCCTGCTTCCGCCTCCGCGCCAGGCCGTGAGTGACGAACCGGCCCGCGAAGATTCCAGCACCCGTCAGCTGTTCCGCAAACGCTTGCGTGAGGGCCAGCTGGATGACAAGGAAATCGATATCGAAGTGGCTGACGCCCCGGTCGGCGTCGACATCATGGCGCCGCCGGGCATGGAGGAAATGACCAGCCAGTTGCAGAACATGTTCTCCAACTTCGGCAAGGGCAAACGCAAGACCCGCACCCTGAAGGTCAAGGATGCGATGAAGATGATCCGTGATGAAGAAGCCGCCCGTCTGGTCAACGAGGACGAACTCAAGACCCGTGCGATCCACGCTGTGGAGCAGAACGGCATCGTTTTCCTCGACGAGATCGACAAGGTCAGCAAGCGCGCCGACAGTGGTAGCGGTGCGGATGTCTCCCGGGAAGGGGTCCAGCGTGACCTGCTGCCGTTGATCGAGGGCAGCACGGTGAACACCAAGTTCGGCATGGTCAAGACCGACCATATCCTGTTTATCGCCTCCGGGGCTTTCCACCTGACCAAGCCGTCGGATCTGATTCCGGAACTGCAGGGCCGTTTGCCGATTCGGGTCGGGCTGCAATCGCTGTCGCCGGATGACTTCAAGCGCATTCTCACCGAACCGGACGCCTCGCTCACGGAGCAATATCGTGCGCTGATGCAGACCGAGGGATTAGACATCGAGTTTGCCGATGATGCGATTGCCCGTCTTGCCGAGATCGCCTGGCAGGTAAACGAGAAGACCGAAAACATCGGTGCGCGCCGTCTGCACACCGTACTCGAACGCCTGCTGGAAGAGATCTCCTTCAGCGCCGCCGACCTCGCCTCCAAGCAGGATGGCAAGGCGATGGTTATCGATGCGGCTTATGTTGATGAGCATCTTGGGGAATTGGCGGTGAACGAGGATCTGTCGCGGTATATCCTCTAA
- the hslV gene encoding ATP-dependent protease subunit HslV, protein MTTIVSVRRHGKVVIGGDGQVSLGNTVMKGNARKVRRLYKDQVIAGFAGGTADAFTLFERFEAQLEKHQGNLVRAAVELAKDWRTDRALRRLEALLAVANKDASLIITGNGDVIEPEEGGLIAIGSGGPFAQSSALALLRHTDLSAREIVESSLNIAGQICVFTNHNPTIEELDANT, encoded by the coding sequence GTGACTACAATCGTTTCAGTCCGCCGCCACGGCAAAGTGGTAATCGGTGGCGACGGCCAGGTTTCCCTCGGCAATACCGTCATGAAAGGCAATGCACGCAAAGTGCGCCGGCTCTACAAGGATCAGGTTATTGCCGGGTTCGCTGGCGGTACCGCAGACGCTTTCACCCTGTTCGAACGCTTTGAAGCCCAACTGGAAAAACACCAGGGCAACCTGGTTCGCGCTGCTGTCGAGCTGGCCAAAGACTGGCGTACCGATCGCGCCCTACGTCGTCTTGAAGCCCTGCTGGCCGTAGCCAACAAGGATGCGTCGTTGATCATCACCGGTAATGGCGACGTCATCGAGCCCGAAGAAGGCGGCCTGATTGCCATCGGCTCCGGCGGCCCCTTCGCACAATCATCGGCCCTGGCATTACTGCGCCATACCGACCTGTCAGCCCGTGAGATCGTGGAATCGAGCCTGAACATAGCCGGACAGATCTGCGTCTTCACCAACCATAATCCGACCATCGAGGAGCTGGACGCCAATACCTGA
- a CDS encoding SPOR domain-containing protein gives MAKGRKAPARGASRAKASARRGIPPWLWLISGLVIGLFVAFLLQLEPGRETVKRDTTPPKQVQPKKPAKPAEPQPRYDFYTLLPESEQLVPEHSVPKQAPPQPAKKEEAAKPQDRTRFFLQAGSFRKRNDADRVRAQILLLGLDVKLEDAKLGDGETWYRVQVGPFQDRSSVNQAQKTLAGNGYDNLLLQQRSETR, from the coding sequence ATGGCCAAAGGACGCAAAGCCCCAGCACGTGGCGCCAGCCGCGCTAAAGCTTCCGCCAGGCGAGGGATTCCGCCGTGGTTGTGGCTGATCAGTGGCCTGGTCATAGGCCTTTTCGTGGCGTTTCTGCTCCAGCTGGAACCCGGTCGGGAGACTGTCAAACGCGACACGACCCCGCCGAAGCAGGTACAGCCGAAGAAACCCGCAAAGCCCGCTGAGCCGCAGCCTCGTTATGACTTCTATACCTTGTTGCCGGAATCCGAGCAGCTGGTGCCGGAACACTCCGTGCCCAAGCAAGCACCACCGCAGCCCGCGAAGAAGGAAGAGGCTGCCAAGCCGCAGGACAGAACCCGGTTTTTCCTACAGGCCGGCTCATTTCGCAAGCGTAACGATGCTGATCGGGTTCGCGCCCAGATCCTGCTGCTCGGCCTCGATGTTAAACTGGAGGACGCCAAGCTCGGCGATGGCGAAACCTGGTATCGCGTTCAGGTAGGTCCCTTCCAGGATCGCAGCAGCGTCAACCAGGCGCAAAAAACCCTCGCAGGTAACGGTTACGACAATCTGCTGCTGCAACAGCGTAGCGAGACACGCTGA